Proteins from one Desulfonema limicola genomic window:
- a CDS encoding chemotaxis protein CheA, producing the protein MKKIEKNLSFIENIDKELLIGFIADTRDRLDSADQHLLFLESQPMNTDSLHALFRIFHTLKGDAGVLSYTEMAKLAHVSEDLLAMVRNGDMVLSETVLNLVFESTDMLRELINYLEHGVISDQKELKLPLIQNLVNKIQKILKSKKPRKLGEILLRSGIISHAQLASALQQQQMEKEILKSDDLRDMVTVVNKKKSPEQVEENFKTNQDSMIRINTDQLDQLFNTVGELGVISAILIQDKTIFSYAREHIVKNISFLEKTIRELFTICSSLRMMPVKPVFNKMARLVRNLSKTFEKEIDFRVRGEDTELDRSIVEQIDGPLIHLIRNAIDHGIESPSERLENSKQAKGIISLDAFHRGSSVYIKVSDDGRGLDSNMIFKAAVKQGIISPDAVMNDQDIYKLIFLHGFSTASRVTDISGRGVGMDVLKQKIDSLGGTIELLSKKNKGTNIIIRLPMTLAVIEGIIVYSGEERYIIPTLFIREILMIEPGSIHMNFGNQMAFDYKGCLIPFYRLSHLLGIKTRKFNFINGRVLIIDTDLGQDIALYIEKLAGQQQFVVKKLDKILGRVKNISGSVIMPDGSVAFILDIDKIISGLADIKL; encoded by the coding sequence ATGAAAAAAATAGAAAAAAATCTTTCTTTTATTGAGAATATAGATAAAGAGCTGCTCATTGGTTTTATTGCTGATACAAGGGACCGCCTGGATTCAGCAGATCAGCATCTCCTCTTTCTTGAATCTCAACCCATGAATACAGATTCACTTCATGCATTATTTCGTATTTTTCATACCCTTAAAGGAGATGCAGGTGTATTGTCATACACTGAAATGGCTAAACTGGCTCATGTTTCAGAAGATCTTCTTGCAATGGTTCGCAATGGTGATATGGTATTGTCTGAAACAGTATTGAATCTGGTATTTGAATCAACAGATATGTTGCGGGAACTGATAAATTATCTTGAACATGGAGTTATCAGTGATCAAAAAGAATTAAAACTTCCTTTAATACAAAATCTTGTCAATAAAATACAGAAAATACTGAAAAGTAAAAAGCCCAGAAAACTTGGTGAGATTCTTTTACGTTCAGGAATCATCAGTCATGCGCAATTAGCTTCTGCACTTCAGCAGCAGCAAATGGAAAAAGAAATATTAAAATCTGATGATTTGCGAGATATGGTAACTGTTGTTAATAAAAAAAAAAGTCCAGAGCAGGTTGAGGAAAATTTCAAGACAAATCAGGATTCAATGATCAGGATTAATACAGATCAACTGGATCAGCTCTTTAATACTGTCGGCGAACTTGGAGTTATTTCTGCGATCTTAATCCAGGATAAAACAATCTTTTCTTATGCCCGGGAACACATCGTTAAAAATATTTCTTTTCTTGAAAAAACAATACGCGAGCTGTTTACAATATGCAGTTCGTTAAGAATGATGCCTGTTAAACCTGTTTTTAATAAAATGGCACGATTAGTGAGAAATCTGTCAAAAACCTTTGAAAAAGAGATTGATTTCAGGGTCAGAGGCGAGGATACTGAACTTGACAGATCCATTGTAGAACAAATTGATGGGCCCCTTATTCATTTAATTAGAAATGCCATTGATCATGGAATTGAAAGCCCTTCAGAGCGCCTGGAAAATTCAAAGCAGGCAAAAGGTATTATAAGCCTTGATGCGTTTCACAGGGGAAGCAGTGTATATATTAAGGTGAGTGATGACGGCAGAGGGCTGGATAGCAATATGATCTTTAAAGCTGCTGTTAAACAGGGTATTATTTCTCCTGATGCTGTTATGAATGACCAGGATATCTACAAATTGATCTTTCTGCACGGATTTTCCACTGCCAGCAGGGTTACAGATATTTCAGGCCGGGGCGTGGGCATGGATGTTTTAAAACAAAAGATTGACAGTCTTGGAGGTACGATTGAATTATTATCAAAAAAAAATAAAGGCACAAATATAATTATCAGGCTGCCAATGACCCTTGCTGTGATTGAAGGAATAATTGTTTATAGCGGAGAAGAAAGATATATTATTCCAACCTTGTTTATAAGAGAAATCCTTATGATTGAACCAGGTAGTATTCATATGAATTTTGGAAATCAAATGGCATTTGATTATAAAGGATGCCTGATTCCTTTTTATAGGTTGTCTCATCTGCTGGGCATAAAAACCAGGAAATTTAATTTTATAAACGGCCGCGTTCTTATTATAGATACAGATTTGGGCCAGGATATTGCTTTATATATAGAAAAACTTGCAGGACAGCAGCAGTTTGTTGTAAAAAAACTTGATAAAATATTAGGCAGAGTAAAAAATATATCAGGTTCTGTTATTATGCCTGATGGAAGTGTTGCCTTTATACTGGATATTGATAAAATTATATCAGGACTTGCAGATATCAAACTTTAA
- a CDS encoding response regulator: MYSILIADDSWLQRQLISNVLKGNGYELIEAKNGRDAVDRILKEKPDCMILDLLMPDMDGLAVLRFLKEKGLSIPVIVLSADIQNTTRIQCFELGVVDFLNKPAQNDELLKAVQKALQI, from the coding sequence ATGTATAGTATTTTGATTGCAGATGATTCATGGCTCCAGCGCCAGTTGATAAGCAATGTGCTTAAAGGCAATGGTTATGAATTGATAGAAGCGAAAAATGGAAGAGATGCTGTTGACAGGATTTTAAAGGAAAAACCAGACTGCATGATCCTGGATCTTCTTATGCCTGATATGGACGGGCTTGCTGTGCTGAGGTTTTTAAAGGAAAAGGGTTTATCAATACCAGTTATAGTTTTGTCAGCAGATATTCAAAATACTACCCGTATCCAGTGCTTTGAGCTTGGAGTAGTTGATTTTCTTAATAAGCCTGCGCAAAATGATGAATTGTTAAAAGCTGTTCAAAAAGCTTTACAAATATAA
- a CDS encoding chemotaxis protein CheX, producing MNPSAEQIDGLKELINIGVGRAASILNTMLSSHIVLQVPFVKLLTSDDFKNEIDYLGVEQLAAVELGFKGIFSGSSQLIFTTETAHKLVATLVGDNPVDEDIDAIKAGTLAEIGNIVLNGVMGSISNMLQLHFEYSVPNYLEGNAEALLKPSIDSPARTIILARTRFVVEKLHIDGDIALFFELIIFNRLLNAVNSLSSISRG from the coding sequence ATGAATCCATCTGCAGAGCAGATTGACGGTCTAAAGGAATTGATTAATATTGGTGTAGGCCGTGCTGCAAGCATTCTCAATACTATGCTTTCCTCGCATATAGTTTTGCAGGTTCCTTTTGTAAAACTTTTAACTTCTGATGATTTTAAAAATGAAATTGACTATTTGGGCGTGGAACAGCTTGCTGCTGTAGAATTGGGATTTAAGGGGATATTTTCAGGCTCATCTCAGTTAATATTTACAACAGAGACTGCTCACAAGCTTGTTGCAACTCTTGTTGGCGATAATCCTGTTGATGAAGATATAGATGCCATAAAAGCAGGAACCCTTGCTGAGATTGGAAATATAGTTTTAAACGGGGTCATGGGGTCCATAAGCAATATGCTCCAGCTTCATTTTGAATACAGTGTTCCCAATTATCTTGAAGGAAATGCAGAAGCTCTTTTAAAACCCAGCATAGATTCTCCTGCGAGAACCATTATTCTTGCAAGAACTCGCTTTGTTGTTGAAAAACTTCACATTGACGGTGATATTGCTCTTTTTTTTGAGCTTATTATTTTTAACAGGCTGTTAAATGCAGTGAACTCTCTGAGCAGTATCTCCAGGGGTTAA
- a CDS encoding PAS domain-containing protein, whose translation MNIFEMSAEKYGVLDHAPVGICVINDDYTILFWNRCLEDWTGITKKHILGKKLEKYFPDLGAPKYKKRLETIFEGGPPAIFSSQLHKYVFPCLLSNGENRIQHTTVSGIPAFNKKGYFALWAVTDVTELTQRIDKYRAMRNTALDEIQQRKKTEQGLKAANRKILEQQKAVIEEERLKVLLQMSGATAHELNQPLMSLLGNIELMALNMEDREKLVKHIKNIEEAGQRIAGIVKKIQSIRHYEIKPYMGNGSIVNIDQAISILFIEDSDQNFIKIKDAAKCVPQVCLFRAMGIESGIRILKNRQIDLVFSACLFLDGTGTDLLQRLKSEELEIPVIIISDQDDEITAGSMIHAGAYDYLHIDMINRSSFSQLVLNNLEKARLKREIREANKKISQISNVYAVMTG comes from the coding sequence ATGAATATTTTTGAAATGTCAGCAGAAAAGTACGGTGTTCTGGATCATGCTCCAGTGGGAATCTGTGTCATAAATGATGACTATACAATTCTTTTCTGGAATCGCTGCCTTGAAGACTGGACAGGCATTACAAAAAAACATATTCTGGGCAAAAAGCTTGAAAAATATTTTCCAGACCTCGGGGCACCTAAATATAAAAAACGCCTGGAAACCATATTTGAAGGAGGCCCTCCTGCTATTTTTTCCTCCCAGCTTCATAAATATGTTTTCCCATGTCTTCTTTCTAATGGAGAAAACAGGATTCAGCACACAACAGTTTCAGGTATTCCTGCATTTAACAAAAAAGGATATTTTGCACTCTGGGCAGTTACAGATGTTACTGAACTTACACAGAGGATAGATAAATACAGGGCTATGCGTAATACAGCCTTAGATGAAATACAGCAGCGCAAAAAAACAGAACAAGGTCTTAAAGCAGCAAATCGTAAAATCCTGGAACAGCAGAAAGCAGTTATTGAGGAAGAACGTCTCAAGGTCCTTTTGCAAATGTCAGGAGCTACTGCCCATGAACTTAACCAGCCTTTGATGTCTCTTCTTGGCAATATTGAGCTTATGGCGCTTAATATGGAAGACCGTGAAAAACTGGTAAAACATATAAAAAATATAGAAGAAGCAGGCCAGCGTATTGCAGGCATAGTAAAAAAGATTCAATCCATACGCCATTATGAAATCAAGCCCTATATGGGAAACGGTTCAATAGTCAATATTGACCAGGCAATTTCAATTCTCTTTATTGAAGATTCAGACCAGAATTTTATTAAAATTAAAGATGCTGCAAAATGTGTTCCGCAGGTTTGCCTGTTTCGCGCTATGGGAATAGAGTCTGGAATCAGGATATTAAAAAACCGGCAGATAGACCTGGTTTTTTCTGCATGTCTTTTCCTGGATGGAACAGGCACTGATCTTTTACAAAGACTAAAATCAGAAGAATTGGAAATACCTGTTATAATTATCTCTGATCAAGATGATGAAATAACTGCAGGCAGTATGATTCATGCTGGAGCCTATGATTATCTGCATATAGACATGATAAACAGGAGTTCTTTTTCCCAGCTTGTATTAAATAATCTTGAAAAAGCCCGTCTGAAAAGAGAAATTAGGGAAGCAAATAAAAAAATATCACAAATATCAAATGTTTATGCTGTTATGACAGGGTGA
- the mutL gene encoding DNA mismatch repair endonuclease MutL encodes MTKVRILPEILSNKIAAGEVVERPASVVKELVENALDAGSTKIIIEVEKGGRSLIRVSDNGMGMGHDDALLSIERYATSKIYKDEDLFSINTLGFRGEALPSIASVSKFTLETRSAGEPSGIKIDIHGGTIKKVSEIGVPQGTLINVRDLFFNTPARRKFMKTINTEMGHIGDIVSCIALAWPEVHFRLIHNGKTIKNWNSVSNNLERTIDILGSEFRGNLNKLEFESSEISFSGWTANSNINRTTSRGIYVFVNNRFVKDRVVQHALFKGYTGRLMKGRFPAAVLFIKIPPDQVDVNVHPAKNEVRFIRHQEVHDLIAEKVMEALNQADRPGLTQAKDTNKSQVIVPETPEKHDAGRINNLEKHRPAVSEEICTYIGPSINETQDLIKKPDILPEQETLWEKKIFGDMHIIGQFRGTYILCESQEGLILIDQHAAHERVVYEHLKQQALTKKYSSQSLLIPENLELNYQEADILEKMLPGLKAAGLEIEPFGGTTFIIKSLPSIFSNKSIIPMIMEILEKTADIGVKQGIEKAFDESLIIMACHGAIRANHLLSNIQIKGLLNQLDKCENPSCCPHGRPTWIKWSVRFLEKSFNRIV; translated from the coding sequence ATGACAAAAGTCAGAATACTTCCAGAAATTCTCTCAAACAAGATTGCTGCCGGAGAAGTAGTGGAACGGCCTGCCTCAGTCGTAAAAGAGCTTGTGGAAAATGCCCTTGATGCAGGAAGCACAAAGATTATTATAGAGGTGGAAAAAGGAGGGCGCTCTTTAATAAGGGTTTCTGACAATGGCATGGGCATGGGTCATGATGATGCGCTTTTATCCATTGAGCGATATGCTACAAGCAAGATTTATAAAGATGAGGATTTATTCTCAATTAATACGCTGGGTTTCAGGGGAGAAGCCCTGCCCAGCATAGCTTCTGTATCAAAATTTACTCTGGAAACCAGGAGTGCTGGCGAACCATCAGGCATAAAGATTGATATTCACGGAGGAACAATAAAAAAGGTCTCGGAAATCGGCGTACCCCAGGGAACCCTTATTAATGTCAGGGATTTATTTTTCAATACCCCGGCCAGGCGCAAATTTATGAAAACTATTAATACGGAAATGGGACATATCGGCGATATTGTGTCATGTATTGCCCTGGCCTGGCCGGAAGTACATTTCAGGCTTATTCATAATGGAAAAACAATTAAAAACTGGAATTCTGTATCTAATAATCTTGAAAGAACAATTGATATTCTTGGATCTGAATTCAGGGGAAATCTGAATAAACTGGAATTTGAATCTAGTGAAATCTCTTTTTCAGGATGGACAGCTAATTCAAATATAAACAGGACAACCTCAAGAGGAATTTATGTTTTTGTCAACAACAGGTTTGTAAAAGACAGGGTTGTGCAGCACGCTCTTTTTAAGGGCTATACAGGCCGGCTTATGAAAGGCCGGTTTCCGGCAGCAGTTTTGTTTATAAAAATACCTCCTGACCAGGTTGATGTTAATGTTCATCCTGCAAAAAATGAAGTAAGATTTATCAGACACCAGGAGGTTCACGACCTGATTGCAGAAAAAGTCATGGAAGCTTTAAACCAGGCAGACCGGCCTGGTTTAACACAAGCAAAAGATACAAACAAATCTCAAGTCATTGTACCCGAAACCCCTGAAAAACATGACGCAGGCAGAATAAATAATCTGGAAAAACACAGACCTGCTGTATCTGAGGAAATCTGCACTTATATCGGGCCGTCAATTAATGAGACACAGGACTTAATAAAAAAACCTGATATTTTACCTGAACAGGAAACCTTGTGGGAAAAAAAAATATTTGGGGATATGCATATCATAGGCCAGTTTCGGGGAACTTATATACTTTGTGAATCCCAGGAAGGGCTGATTTTAATAGATCAGCATGCAGCTCATGAACGGGTGGTTTATGAACATTTAAAACAACAGGCTTTAACTAAAAAATATTCATCCCAGAGTCTCCTTATTCCTGAAAACCTTGAACTTAATTATCAGGAAGCTGATATTCTTGAAAAAATGCTTCCAGGTCTAAAAGCAGCAGGACTGGAGATAGAGCCTTTTGGAGGCACCACCTTTATAATAAAATCACTGCCTTCTATTTTTTCAAATAAATCAATAATACCCATGATTATGGAAATTCTTGAGAAAACTGCTGACATTGGCGTTAAGCAGGGCATTGAAAAAGCCTTTGATGAAAGCCTGATAATCATGGCATGTCATGGAGCCATAAGAGCCAATCATTTGCTCTCAAACATACAGATAAAGGGCCTGCTGAACCAGCTGGATAAATGTGAAAATCCTTCCTGCTGCCCCCACGGACGGCCTACCTGGATAAAATGGAGTGTCCGTTTTCTTGAAAAATCTTTTAACAGAATTGTTTAA
- a CDS encoding Dabb family protein — protein sequence MVRHVVLMKFKPDIKEDQISKIKNDLGALPGIISEIRFYEFGKDEVRSDRSYDFCLVSAFEDFDSLKRYQVHPDHVKIVNILKEICEDIRAVDYTF from the coding sequence ATGGTAAGACATGTTGTATTAATGAAATTTAAACCAGATATAAAAGAAGATCAGATTTCTAAAATAAAAAACGATCTTGGAGCGCTTCCAGGCATTATTTCTGAAATCAGGTTTTACGAATTTGGCAAAGATGAAGTCAGATCAGACAGGTCATATGATTTTTGTCTTGTATCTGCTTTTGAAGACTTTGATTCTCTTAAAAGATACCAGGTTCATCCAGACCATGTGAAGATTGTCAATATCTTAAAAGAGATATGTGAAGATATAAGAGCTGTGGATTATACATTTTAA
- a CDS encoding substrate-binding periplasmic protein, with product MKRLSVFIAAMILNFLGVLPVCALDVDQIIYMTEENAPTNYTENGELKGVSVELLKLIWAEMGYPEQKIEVLPWPRGYRRLQREPGTCLFVTTKTKSRDEQEKFKWAGPVKPNDIVLFARKDRKIKLNSLDDAKKYKIGTVINDAGETLLLEAGFDIDILDRTPSVAPNLRKLNVDRIDLFAKNQDYVIWEMKANGFNPEDYEVVWTLSKSFQYYAFHKDTPQELIDRFQKALDKLEDKRIEILNKYLK from the coding sequence ATGAAAAGATTAAGTGTATTTATTGCAGCAATGATATTGAATTTTTTAGGTGTTTTGCCTGTTTGTGCTTTAGATGTTGATCAGATTATTTATATGACAGAGGAAAACGCACCGACAAATTATACTGAAAACGGGGAATTAAAAGGTGTTTCTGTTGAGCTTCTAAAATTAATCTGGGCTGAGATGGGATATCCTGAACAGAAGATTGAAGTGCTGCCGTGGCCCCGCGGTTACAGGAGGCTGCAGAGAGAACCTGGAACATGTCTTTTTGTTACAACCAAGACAAAATCAAGAGATGAACAGGAAAAATTTAAATGGGCAGGCCCGGTCAAACCTAACGATATTGTATTGTTTGCCAGAAAAGACAGGAAAATTAAATTAAACAGTCTTGATGATGCAAAAAAATATAAAATTGGGACAGTTATAAATGATGCAGGTGAGACCCTTCTTCTGGAAGCCGGATTTGATATTGATATCCTTGACCGTACTCCTTCTGTTGCTCCTAATCTTAGAAAGCTTAATGTTGACAGGATAGATTTATTTGCTAAAAACCAGGATTATGTAATTTGGGAAATGAAAGCAAACGGGTTCAACCCTGAAGATTATGAAGTGGTATGGACTTTAAGTAAATCTTTCCAGTATTATGCTTTTCATAAAGATACTCCCCAGGAATTAATCGACCGGTTTCAAAAAGCTCTGGATAAGCTTGAAGATAAACGTATTGAAATTTTAAATAAATATTTGAAATAG
- a CDS encoding Rpn family recombination-promoting nuclease/putative transposase, with protein MMLSEYIPDFTYKVYDLGDYPDEMLMISGYMALDVVLYIFKHIFDNNFREILSNAVSMLTKINDRKIYLEFFEWLLRYTYHAG; from the coding sequence ATGATGCTTTCGGAATATATACCTGATTTCACTTATAAAGTTTATGATCTTGGTGATTATCCTGATGAAATGCTGATGATAAGCGGCTATATGGCTTTGGATGTTGTGCTTTATATTTTTAAACATATTTTTGATAATAATTTCAGGGAAATTTTAAGCAATGCAGTAAGTATGCTGACAAAAATTAATGACAGAAAAATTTATCTTGAATTTTTTGAATGGCTGCTGCGCTATACTTACCATGCTGGATAA
- a CDS encoding Rpn family recombination-promoting nuclease/putative transposase, whose product MTIISDEFEKSVNNPHDAAFKSAFKKILVAKRFFQTYFPEDIVKHINFDHLELGNKRMLHEL is encoded by the coding sequence ATGACTATAATTTCCGATGAATTTGAAAAATCAGTAAACAATCCCCATGATGCTGCATTTAAATCTGCATTTAAAAAAATACTTGTGGCAAAGAGATTTTTTCAGACTTATTTTCCTGAAGATATTGTAAAACATATTAATTTTGACCATCTTGAACTAGGAAACAAAAGAATGCTCCACGAACTTTAA
- a CDS encoding Rpn family recombination-promoting nuclease/putative transposase yields MTELSDEFEKSVNNPHDAAFKSAFKKILVAKRFFQTYFPENIVKHINFNHLELGNKSYVDEKLREKHSDIIYKTKFKESDAFLYILFEHQSTPDPMMVFRLLCYMVNIWKEYLDQNPNAKCLPVIFPAVLYHGKTRWNVPRTLSGLIEGDDIFSEYIPDFTYKVYDLGDYPDEMLMVSGYMALDVVLYIFKHIFDNNFREILSNAVSMLAKINDRKTYLEFFEWLLRYTYHARNEDESTVRGYIDCEVDKLNDENVRRLAMTVAEQIEKRGEIKGTSSLLFSQIFERFGGITPVLETKLKNADINMLNKFGKSLFNFNKIKDAEKWWETHETEH; encoded by the coding sequence ATGACCGAATTATCCGATGAATTTGAAAAATCAGTAAACAATCCCCATGATGCTGCATTTAAATCTGCATTTAAAAAAATACTTGTAGCAAAGAGGTTTTTTCAGACTTATTTTCCTGAAAATATTGTAAAACATATTAATTTTAATCATCTTGAACTGGGAAACAAAAGCTATGTAGATGAAAAGCTCAGAGAGAAACATTCTGATATAATTTATAAAACAAAGTTTAAAGAATCAGATGCTTTTCTGTATATTCTTTTTGAACATCAGAGTACGCCTGACCCCATGATGGTTTTCAGGCTTCTGTGTTACATGGTCAACATCTGGAAGGAATACCTTGATCAGAATCCCAATGCAAAATGTCTGCCTGTGATTTTTCCGGCGGTTTTATATCATGGAAAAACAAGGTGGAACGTTCCACGGACTTTAAGCGGTCTGATTGAAGGTGATGATATTTTTTCTGAATATATACCGGATTTTACTTATAAAGTTTATGATCTTGGTGATTATCCTGATGAAATGCTGATGGTAAGCGGCTATATGGCTTTGGATGTTGTACTTTATATTTTTAAACATATTTTTGATAATAATTTCAGGGAAATTTTAAGCAATGCAGTAAGTATGCTGGCAAAAATCAATGACAGAAAAACTTATCTTGAATTTTTTGAATGGCTGCTGCGCTATACTTATCATGCAAGAAATGAAGATGAGAGTACAGTCAGAGGATATATTGACTGTGAAGTTGATAAACTTAATGATGAAAATGTAAGGAGGCTGGCTATGACTGTTGCAGAACAAATTGAAAAAAGAGGGGAAATAAAAGGTACTTCTTCACTTTTGTTTTCACAAATATTTGAACGTTTTGGGGGTATAACACCTGTATTGGAAACAAAACTAAAAAATGCTGATATTAATATGTTAAATAAATTCGGAAAATCATTGTTTAATTTCAACAAAATAAAAGATGCTGAAAAATGGTGGGAAACTCACGAAACTGAGCATTAA
- a CDS encoding DEAD/DEAH box helicase family protein, protein MQVQNAKCDVNYAGTLHIASGNNRESNGYQDFIHQNEAQKKLTNAILKNRQNTFFSGILVIPTGGGKTFIAAEWLLKNWVDKGKKLLWIAHRHELLDQAFLTFMKNCYSGLLKNTKSINYRIISGQHDKPVHIKPDDDVIIASKELF, encoded by the coding sequence ATGCAAGTTCAAAATGCCAAATGTGATGTCAACTATGCAGGCACACTGCATATTGCGTCAGGGAATAACCGCGAATCAAATGGATACCAGGATTTTATACATCAGAACGAAGCTCAGAAAAAATTGACAAATGCAATTCTGAAAAACAGGCAGAATACTTTTTTCAGCGGAATTCTGGTGATTCCCACCGGCGGAGGCAAAACCTTTATAGCAGCAGAATGGCTATTAAAAAACTGGGTTGATAAGGGGAAAAAATTATTATGGATAGCCCATCGTCATGAACTATTGGATCAGGCATTTCTGACGTTCATGAAGAATTGTTATTCAGGTTTGCTGAAAAATACAAAGAGCATCAATTATCGGATTATTTCAGGCCAGCATGACAAACCTGTTCATATTAAACCTGATGATGATGTTATCATTGCAAGTAAAGAGCTATTTTAA
- a CDS encoding electron transfer flavoprotein-ubiquinone oxidoreductase, with protein sequence MEQDREIMEVDVLFAGGGIACLSGALHLANRIKKHNEKVVQQGKGKTLDDIVIAVLEKGGFVGAHSISGAVMDPVSLKELVPDFLEKEAPLEGKVNKEEVCLLTSRKKIKFPIVPPPLDNHGNYVVSLSKLAQWLGSLAEESGVDIFPGFAGTEILYDGKRIIGIQTGDKGVDADGTRKSNFEPGINLQAKVTVFGEGARGNLTKTLIEKFGLDKGKNPQSYVVGVKEVWEIPEGRITAGQVIHTMGYPHKSDTYGGGFIYGMKNNMVTLGLLTGLDYKDPFLDPHREFQKLKLHPFIADLLKNGKIIQYGAKTAPVGGYFSIPELVLDGGIIIGDSASLFISQKIKGIHAAIKSGILAGDTIFDALLKDDFSKVQLESYKTSLYQTHVMKEIYNSRNFHQFFKNGLWMAVIKAGLHYLSEGRIFKSRLYAEHDFNHMKKVSDIYGTDSPADEQKGSIKFDGELTFDKESDLFYSGTIHEERQTPHLKIKDINVCYTRCRDKYQYPCVRFCPANVYEMVIDGQTGRPSMKLNFSNCVHCKTCDIKDPFENITWVPPEGGGGPQYTLM encoded by the coding sequence GTGGAACAAGATAGAGAGATTATGGAAGTTGATGTGCTTTTTGCGGGAGGCGGTATTGCCTGTCTTAGCGGAGCATTACACCTGGCGAATAGAATAAAAAAACACAATGAAAAAGTTGTTCAGCAAGGAAAGGGGAAAACATTAGATGATATTGTGATTGCTGTTTTGGAAAAAGGTGGATTTGTGGGAGCGCACAGTATTTCAGGAGCTGTTATGGATCCAGTATCCTTAAAAGAGCTTGTCCCTGATTTTCTTGAAAAAGAAGCACCTTTGGAAGGTAAGGTAAATAAAGAGGAGGTCTGTCTGCTGACTTCCAGAAAAAAGATCAAATTTCCAATTGTTCCTCCCCCGCTTGATAATCACGGTAATTATGTTGTCTCTTTGTCAAAACTGGCTCAATGGCTGGGCAGTCTGGCTGAGGAAAGCGGTGTTGATATCTTTCCTGGTTTTGCCGGTACAGAGATATTGTATGACGGGAAGCGAATCATTGGTATCCAGACAGGAGATAAAGGAGTTGATGCTGACGGCACCAGGAAAAGCAATTTTGAACCTGGAATTAATTTACAGGCAAAGGTAACAGTTTTTGGAGAAGGAGCCAGGGGAAATCTTACCAAAACCCTGATAGAAAAATTTGGTTTGGACAAGGGAAAAAATCCGCAGAGTTATGTGGTGGGTGTAAAAGAAGTGTGGGAAATCCCGGAGGGACGAATAACTGCTGGGCAAGTTATCCACACCATGGGATATCCGCATAAAAGCGATACTTATGGAGGCGGATTTATCTATGGAATGAAAAATAATATGGTTACTCTGGGATTGCTGACAGGACTGGATTATAAAGACCCGTTTCTTGATCCGCACCGTGAATTTCAAAAATTAAAGCTTCACCCTTTTATAGCTGATTTGCTTAAAAACGGGAAAATAATCCAATATGGTGCAAAGACAGCACCTGTTGGCGGTTATTTTTCCATTCCTGAGCTTGTACTGGATGGAGGCATTATTATTGGTGATTCAGCAAGCCTGTTTATCAGTCAAAAAATAAAAGGTATTCATGCTGCCATAAAATCAGGGATACTGGCTGGGGATACTATTTTTGATGCACTGTTAAAAGACGATTTTTCCAAGGTGCAGCTTGAAAGCTACAAAACATCACTTTATCAAACTCATGTTATGAAGGAAATCTATAATTCCCGCAATTTTCATCAGTTCTTTAAAAATGGGCTTTGGATGGCTGTTATTAAGGCAGGTCTGCATTATCTCTCTGAAGGCAGGATATTCAAGTCCAGGCTTTATGCGGAACATGATTTTAATCATATGAAAAAGGTATCAGATATCTATGGCACTGATTCCCCTGCTGATGAACAAAAGGGCAGTATCAAATTTGACGGGGAGCTTACTTTTGATAAGGAAAGCGATCTTTTTTATTCAGGGACCATCCATGAGGAGAGACAAACACCTCATCTCAAGATAAAAGATATTAATGTATGTTATACCAGGTGCAGGGACAAATACCAGTACCCGTGTGTCAGATTCTGTCCAGCCAATGTTTATGAAATGGTAATAGACGGACAGACTGGGCGGCCCAGCATGAAACTTAATTTTTCAAATTGTGTGCATTGCAAGACCTGTGATATTAAAGATCCTTTTGAAAACATTACCTGGGTGCCGCCCGAAGGTGGAGGGGGGCCGCAATATACGTTAATGTAG